One stretch of Paenibacillus sp. FSL R5-0341 DNA includes these proteins:
- a CDS encoding carbohydrate ABC transporter permease, translated as MAQAGLVKKRDFHHVSSGWNVIMNIIAGLFALICVFPFIFVVIISFTDEKALARDGYRLIPAEWSLAAYQFVWQSGDTLLRAYGVTILVTVLGTIISLILMSLYAYAISRKSFRYRRFFSIFAILTMLFNGGMIPTYMVVSQLLGLKDTLWALILPLAMNAFYIMILRTFYSTSVPDAVIESAKIDGAGEFYTFMKIVIPLSLPGLATIGLFSTLGYWNDWFNALLYIDNPNLVPLQSMLMRIESSIQFIQQNSANSSMSLAAMQSIPQDTSRMAMVVLATLPIIFAYPFFQRYFVQGLTVGAVKE; from the coding sequence ATGGCTCAAGCAGGGCTTGTTAAAAAACGTGACTTCCACCACGTATCCAGCGGCTGGAACGTGATCATGAACATCATCGCCGGTCTATTCGCTCTGATCTGTGTATTTCCTTTTATATTTGTAGTCATCATCTCGTTTACGGACGAGAAAGCACTGGCCCGTGATGGGTATCGTCTGATTCCGGCAGAATGGAGTCTCGCGGCATATCAGTTTGTCTGGCAGAGTGGGGACACGCTGCTGCGGGCGTATGGAGTGACCATTCTGGTGACGGTACTCGGTACCATCATCAGTCTGATTCTCATGTCGCTGTACGCGTATGCGATTTCCCGCAAGAGCTTCAGATACCGGAGATTTTTCTCCATCTTTGCGATTCTGACGATGTTGTTCAACGGCGGGATGATTCCGACCTATATGGTCGTATCCCAGCTCCTTGGGTTGAAAGATACGTTATGGGCACTGATTCTGCCGCTGGCGATGAATGCCTTCTATATTATGATCCTGCGTACATTCTACTCCACCAGTGTACCGGATGCAGTCATTGAATCGGCGAAGATTGATGGCGCCGGTGAGTTCTATACCTTTATGAAAATCGTGATTCCACTCTCCTTGCCAGGGCTGGCAACCATCGGGTTGTTCAGTACACTCGGTTACTGGAATGATTGGTTCAACGCACTCTTATATATTGATAATCCGAATCTGGTGCCGCTGCAATCCATGCTGATGCGGATTGAGTCGAGCATCCAGTTTATCCAGCAGAACTCTGCTAACAGTTCAATGAGTTTGGCAGCCATGCAGTCCATTCCGCAGGATACGTCCCGAATGGCGATGGTAGTGCTTGCCACGTTGCCGATAATATTCGCTTATCCGTTCTTCCAGCGTTATTTCGTACAAGGTCTGACGGTGGGCGCTGTCAAAGAATAG
- a CDS encoding ABC transporter permease subunit, protein MTTFLKNLIRNRVMLLMVLPGAIWFFFFSYLPLVGTVAAFKEYRFSREGFWASLMKSEWVGWDNFKFLFSTSDAWLITRNTLFYNIAIIFLGLVFAVALAILLSELVNKRLAKLYQTGMFLPYFLSWVIVGYFAFSFLSMDRGMLNQIIGWFGMEPIQWYSEAKYWPYILVFVALWKTIGYSSVVYLASILGIDKSLYEAAMIDGASKWQQIRNITIPLLSPIITIMTLLAVGRIFYADFGLFYQVPRDSGTLYSVTNVIDTYVYRGLKTSGEIGMSTAAGLYQSVVGFVLVIISNYVVRKVDKDSSLF, encoded by the coding sequence ATGACTACATTTTTGAAAAACCTGATTAGAAACCGAGTCATGCTGCTCATGGTGCTGCCAGGCGCCATCTGGTTCTTCTTCTTCTCCTACTTGCCACTCGTGGGCACCGTGGCTGCTTTTAAAGAATATCGCTTCAGCCGTGAAGGGTTCTGGGCAAGTCTGATGAAGAGTGAATGGGTAGGCTGGGACAATTTCAAATTCCTGTTCAGCACAAGTGATGCATGGCTCATTACACGCAACACCCTCTTTTATAACATCGCCATTATCTTCCTGGGACTGGTATTTGCTGTGGCATTGGCAATCCTGCTCTCGGAACTGGTTAATAAACGACTCGCCAAACTGTATCAAACGGGCATGTTCCTGCCGTATTTCCTTTCCTGGGTTATCGTTGGTTACTTCGCATTCAGCTTCCTGAGCATGGACCGCGGGATGTTGAATCAGATCATCGGCTGGTTCGGGATGGAACCGATTCAGTGGTACTCCGAGGCAAAATATTGGCCGTATATTCTGGTATTCGTAGCGTTATGGAAAACCATCGGTTATAGCAGCGTTGTCTATCTGGCTTCCATACTGGGGATTGATAAATCGCTCTACGAAGCAGCCATGATCGATGGAGCAAGTAAGTGGCAGCAGATTCGTAATATTACGATTCCGTTGCTGTCACCCATCATTACAATTATGACCTTGCTGGCCGTAGGCCGCATTTTCTATGCCGACTTTGGACTGTTCTATCAGGTGCCAAGGGATTCGGGTACGTTATATTCCGTGACAAATGTTATTGATACGTATGTATATCGTGGTTTGAAAACGAGCGGTGAGATTGGCATGAGTACTGCTGCCGGATTGTATCAATCTGTGGTGGGCTTTGTGCTTGTTATTATCTCCAACTATGTTGTGCGCAAAGTCGATAAAGACAGTAGCCTATTCTAG
- a CDS encoding ABC transporter substrate-binding protein, translating to MSKQRKRFSLVLALLMAVTLVLSACGGSKSASESGGAGDDAVELIWYTIGTPQKDVNKVMEEVSKYTKEKINATVTMKMVDWGDYPQKMQVNVASGEPMDILFTSSGGFDYVQNARKGAFLELDDLLTEYGQDLTKTIDPAFLSGSKVDGHNYGIPANKELPQQEVWRFNQMLVDKYKLDISGVRTLDSLEPLLKTIKENEASVTPFAMDKNYVPYVPYDYVIQNLPMAIKLDTTDYKLVNILETPEMKEALTTMHKYYKAGYVSAEAATTGSTNDLTTSGNWFLDRAQTQPLADNQWSASYGYEVVSTPASDAIITNTSVQGSIMAISANSEYPEKAMEFLNLLNTDPVLRNMVDSGIEGTHYKKVDDTHMENLPESKNYDMPSYSLGNNMLLFLNSNDPDNKWDEFKKFNAEGVNSPILSFNFDASNVSAELTAVQNVKEQYWAALMTGTLDPATNLDQVIEKFNQAGLEKVMAEAQSQLDAWRAENK from the coding sequence ATGAGTAAACAAAGAAAACGCTTCTCACTCGTTCTTGCATTGTTAATGGCCGTTACGCTTGTTCTTAGTGCCTGTGGAGGAAGCAAAAGTGCTTCAGAATCCGGAGGAGCGGGAGATGACGCGGTCGAGTTGATCTGGTATACCATCGGTACCCCTCAGAAAGACGTCAACAAAGTGATGGAAGAAGTCAGCAAGTATACCAAAGAGAAAATTAATGCCACGGTAACGATGAAGATGGTTGACTGGGGTGACTACCCGCAGAAGATGCAGGTTAACGTAGCATCCGGTGAGCCAATGGATATTCTGTTCACCTCTTCGGGTGGATTCGATTATGTACAAAATGCAAGAAAAGGTGCGTTCCTTGAACTGGATGACTTGCTTACCGAATACGGTCAAGATCTCACCAAGACCATTGATCCTGCATTCCTCAGCGGTTCGAAGGTAGATGGACACAATTACGGAATTCCAGCCAACAAAGAGCTGCCTCAACAAGAGGTATGGCGCTTTAACCAAATGCTGGTTGATAAATACAAGCTGGACATCTCTGGCGTTCGTACGTTAGACAGTCTGGAGCCTCTGCTCAAAACGATCAAGGAAAACGAGGCGAGTGTAACACCATTTGCCATGGATAAGAACTATGTTCCTTACGTGCCATATGACTATGTCATTCAGAATCTGCCAATGGCAATCAAGCTGGATACAACAGATTATAAGCTCGTGAACATCCTGGAAACACCTGAAATGAAAGAAGCACTCACCACAATGCACAAATACTACAAAGCCGGTTATGTATCGGCAGAAGCGGCAACAACAGGTTCCACGAACGACCTGACAACATCGGGTAACTGGTTCCTGGATCGTGCACAGACTCAGCCGCTCGCAGATAATCAATGGTCTGCAAGTTATGGTTATGAAGTCGTTTCGACTCCAGCCAGTGATGCGATCATCACGAATACATCTGTACAAGGCTCCATCATGGCGATCTCGGCCAACTCGGAATATCCGGAGAAAGCGATGGAGTTCCTGAACCTGTTGAATACAGATCCTGTACTGCGCAATATGGTGGATTCCGGTATCGAGGGTACACACTACAAAAAAGTGGATGACACACATATGGAGAATCTGCCTGAGTCGAAAAACTACGATATGCCTTCATACTCCCTGGGGAATAACATGCTGCTCTTCCTGAACAGCAATGACCCGGACAACAAATGGGATGAGTTCAAGAAGTTCAATGCTGAAGGTGTCAATTCCCCGATCCTCAGCTTCAACTTCGATGCAAGCAATGTATCTGCTGAACTGACGGCGGTACAGAACGTGAAAGAGCAATATTGGGCAGCACTGATGACAGGTACACTGGACCCGGCGACTAATCTGGATCAAGTGATTGAGAAGTTCAATCAAGCCGGACTGGAGAAAGTAATGGCTGAAGCCCAAAGCCAGCTGGATGCCTGGAGAGCGGAAAACAAGTAA
- a CDS encoding response regulator transcription factor → MYKVFIVDDEPFIIEGLYDIVDWSSFGMEIVSHAGNGQAALQALSSQPVDILITDISMPLMNGLDLIREARRVQPELKVIILSGFNEFEYLKEGMQLGIENYLLKPINVEELESTLSNTASKLDHTVSPQADDAYGIQILKDNILHRWLTGQIAATEFEERAQFMNLSLDAPDVAVAVLRDKEQTSGMFERVEEMLRDRRHLNVFHDIDGDIVIIANIQGTSDEERQLMDGLQELSNAITVTHPAVRIGAGRLMKGLYHAPTSYAEAKKALQYVMIYPDLKVIDHAILERCGSSTATFFIDWREYAKLILSRNTEQLADQIRMDFEQHRDGLTPGELQNTALEVVIRFKMELESIKHSDESAIYQQGLQLVLDSGTFDELVRALQQVGSQTIQSLLQDLKNPIVNQVLQHIDKHYAEELSLKLLGAHYHLHPVYLGQLFHKETGETFAEYINRYRIERAKEHLRNSNLKVHEIARNVGYWETGYFYKQFRKYVGISPTDFKVFG, encoded by the coding sequence ATGTACAAGGTGTTTATTGTGGACGATGAGCCGTTCATCATTGAAGGCTTATACGATATTGTGGATTGGTCTTCGTTTGGTATGGAAATTGTGAGTCACGCAGGGAATGGGCAGGCGGCGTTACAAGCGCTCTCCTCTCAGCCTGTGGACATTCTGATTACGGATATTTCGATGCCGCTCATGAATGGTCTAGACCTGATTCGGGAAGCAAGGCGAGTGCAACCTGAGCTGAAGGTCATTATCCTCAGTGGTTTCAATGAGTTCGAATATCTGAAGGAAGGCATGCAGCTGGGAATCGAAAATTATCTGCTTAAACCGATTAATGTGGAGGAATTGGAATCCACGCTGAGCAACACCGCGTCCAAGCTAGATCATACGGTGTCACCTCAAGCCGATGATGCGTATGGCATCCAGATTCTGAAAGATAACATTCTTCATCGATGGCTTACGGGACAGATTGCAGCTACTGAATTTGAAGAACGTGCCCAATTTATGAATCTTTCGCTGGATGCACCGGACGTTGCTGTGGCTGTCTTGCGGGATAAAGAACAGACATCTGGTATGTTTGAACGTGTGGAAGAGATGTTGAGGGACAGACGCCATCTGAACGTATTTCATGATATCGATGGAGACATCGTCATTATTGCCAATATTCAGGGTACGAGCGACGAGGAGCGACAGTTGATGGATGGTCTTCAGGAATTATCTAATGCGATAACCGTAACACATCCTGCGGTACGCATTGGAGCAGGCAGGTTGATGAAGGGGCTGTACCATGCACCGACCAGTTATGCCGAGGCCAAAAAAGCACTCCAGTATGTGATGATTTATCCCGATCTTAAAGTGATCGACCATGCGATACTGGAAAGGTGCGGAAGTTCAACGGCGACCTTCTTCATCGATTGGAGGGAGTACGCCAAACTTATTTTGTCCCGGAATACAGAACAGCTTGCCGACCAGATTCGCATGGACTTTGAACAGCATCGCGATGGGCTTACACCTGGGGAGTTACAGAATACCGCACTGGAAGTGGTGATTCGCTTCAAAATGGAACTGGAGAGCATCAAACACTCGGATGAGTCTGCCATATACCAACAGGGGCTTCAACTTGTGCTGGACAGTGGCACTTTTGATGAGCTCGTGAGGGCACTTCAGCAGGTTGGGTCGCAGACCATCCAATCCCTATTGCAGGATTTGAAGAATCCGATTGTGAACCAGGTGCTTCAGCATATTGACAAACACTACGCAGAAGAGCTCTCCTTGAAGCTATTGGGTGCCCATTATCATCTGCATCCAGTGTATTTGGGACAATTGTTCCATAAGGAGACCGGGGAGACGTTTGCCGAATATATCAACAGATACCGGATTGAACGTGCGAAGGAGCATCTACGCAATTCGAATCTGAAGGTACATGAGATCGCCCGAAATGTAGGGTACTGGGAGACAGGGTATTTCTATAAACAGTTCCGCAAATATGTAGGAATTTCACCGACTGATTTCAAGGTGTTTGGTTAA
- a CDS encoding sensor histidine kinase, with the protein MFMKMLLIFSMISIVTIITLSYIIFLSVSDSTIRRELAIQKAAMEHVDRYIHQQYESVQNMVRDMHQNEALSANITYLMNHSYAEYVQHMTNGYYANQDDYSADVLKHFQNIMDRNSQINQLMLYSAEQQDLSTFNQHKQFRKLDTNVAHSYIPDVMAMETPNISAPNSWIRKEINQWDPALYSIRVPINNTQTLRNLGQFLVFFDSEGIGNALDNYESNLKGEIVVLSAKGTVLFDSNNQYYGKKYPYVNVADSLFDQTDMDSMKKEQNMYVNKFVSADQGYVVIGTVPVEEMAETYAGIRNTIISISIVCILFAVLVPAFFIINFAKRTRRIIRFTQKVKYGNFTARIDDPRDDELGQISHSFNDMLDELNLYIERVYKAEIKQKETELVALQARINPHFLYNTLEVIRMRAISQGARDVGEMIYSLSVLFKSLVQQKKNYTLKDEMEACRLYLELFRIRYKDIFIYTIQIDAAYYQHPVVKLSLQPIIENYVVHGIQTERSDNRLSIIVEETDDVVQVEVRDNGKGIDPARLTEILEELERPEESGQMFGLRSVHSRLRFLYGPEFGITIESTLGEGTRIRVRYPHTEGTGV; encoded by the coding sequence ATGTTTATGAAAATGCTACTGATCTTCTCGATGATATCCATTGTCACGATCATTACATTGTCTTATATCATCTTCCTGTCAGTGTCCGACTCCACGATTCGCCGGGAACTGGCGATCCAGAAAGCGGCGATGGAACATGTGGATCGATACATTCATCAGCAGTATGAATCGGTGCAAAACATGGTGAGAGACATGCATCAGAATGAGGCGCTGTCCGCCAACATTACTTATCTGATGAATCATTCGTACGCTGAATATGTTCAGCACATGACCAATGGATACTATGCCAATCAGGACGACTATTCGGCCGATGTGTTGAAACATTTTCAGAACATTATGGATCGTAATTCGCAGATTAACCAACTCATGTTGTATAGCGCGGAGCAGCAGGACCTGTCTACCTTCAATCAACACAAGCAGTTCCGCAAGCTGGACACCAATGTGGCCCATTCCTATATTCCTGACGTGATGGCGATGGAAACGCCCAATATCAGTGCCCCCAATTCCTGGATTCGCAAAGAGATCAATCAATGGGACCCTGCGCTCTATTCCATCCGCGTACCGATTAACAATACACAGACCCTTCGGAATCTGGGCCAATTTCTTGTCTTCTTTGACTCGGAGGGAATCGGAAATGCACTGGATAACTACGAGAGTAATCTGAAGGGAGAAATCGTGGTATTATCGGCGAAAGGTACAGTCTTGTTCGACTCCAACAATCAGTATTATGGGAAGAAATATCCCTACGTGAATGTAGCCGATTCGCTGTTTGATCAGACGGATATGGATTCGATGAAAAAGGAGCAGAACATGTATGTGAACAAGTTCGTCTCTGCGGATCAGGGTTACGTGGTCATCGGCACTGTTCCGGTAGAAGAGATGGCTGAAACCTATGCGGGCATTCGCAATACCATCATCTCGATCAGTATCGTATGTATTTTGTTTGCCGTGCTGGTTCCGGCGTTTTTCATTATTAACTTTGCCAAACGAACCCGTCGAATTATTCGCTTCACCCAGAAAGTGAAATACGGCAACTTCACGGCTCGCATTGATGATCCGCGTGATGATGAACTGGGGCAGATCTCGCATAGCTTTAACGATATGCTGGACGAGCTGAATCTGTATATCGAACGGGTCTACAAAGCCGAGATCAAACAGAAGGAGACGGAGTTGGTCGCATTACAGGCGCGTATCAACCCCCATTTTCTCTACAATACGCTCGAAGTGATTCGGATGAGAGCCATATCCCAGGGTGCCAGAGACGTCGGTGAGATGATCTATAGTCTATCCGTATTGTTCAAGAGCCTGGTACAGCAAAAGAAAAATTATACGCTGAAGGATGAGATGGAAGCTTGCCGCTTGTATCTGGAGTTATTCCGAATCCGCTACAAGGATATTTTCATATATACGATCCAGATCGACGCTGCTTATTATCAACACCCTGTAGTCAAACTTTCGCTGCAACCCATCATTGAGAATTATGTCGTGCACGGCATTCAGACAGAACGTTCGGATAACCGCTTATCCATCATTGTAGAAGAGACGGATGATGTAGTGCAGGTGGAGGTCAGAGATAATGGCAAAGGCATTGATCCTGCACGCCTGACGGAAATCCTTGAAGAACTGGAACGTCCTGAAGAGTCTGGTCAGATGTTCGGGCTGCGCAGTGTTCATAGTCGATTGCGTTTCCTGTACGGGCCAGAGTTCGGTATCACCATAGAGAGCACCCTCGGAGAAGGAACACGGATCAGGGTGCGTTATCCACATACAGAAGGGACAGGTGTGTAA